A DNA window from Streptococcus mutans contains the following coding sequences:
- a CDS encoding YhfC family intramembrane metalloprotease: MLILLSSALFVLLVAFLVVFIFLKRKYQFHFALVGLGALGFFVSSQLLERMLHLMILHPQMDGSNWLMTSHPYLYALYGILTAGLFEETARFLIFKYLSARQTLQNRDAIGYGLGHGGIELLLLGVLQLLNFLLISQMIASGQTEGFSQIVIKQTESLTPLSIFLPVFERLIALAVQILLSIWVYLAVKKKQVNLYVMAIIWHALIDLPAMLYQEKILSNMLLTELILLGASFLLLFLTKRLIKMEGEKGLI, from the coding sequence ATGTTAATTCTTCTGAGCTCTGCCTTGTTTGTTTTACTTGTTGCTTTTCTTGTCGTTTTTATTTTTCTGAAAAGAAAATATCAGTTTCATTTTGCTCTTGTTGGTCTTGGAGCTCTGGGCTTTTTTGTCTCATCACAGCTTTTGGAGAGAATGCTCCATCTGATGATTTTGCATCCTCAGATGGATGGTAGTAACTGGCTGATGACTTCTCATCCCTATCTTTATGCTCTTTATGGCATTTTGACTGCTGGTCTCTTTGAAGAAACTGCCCGTTTTCTGATTTTTAAGTACTTATCAGCTAGGCAAACCTTACAAAATAGAGATGCTATTGGTTATGGTTTGGGTCATGGTGGGATTGAGTTATTACTGTTAGGTGTGTTACAATTACTTAATTTCCTGCTTATCTCACAGATGATAGCGTCGGGTCAAACAGAAGGATTTTCTCAAATAGTCATCAAACAAACGGAGAGTTTGACACCTTTATCAATTTTTTTGCCTGTATTTGAGCGTCTTATAGCCTTAGCTGTACAAATTTTGTTGAGTATTTGGGTCTATTTGGCTGTCAAGAAAAAGCAAGTGAATCTCTATGTTATGGCCATTATTTGGCATGCTCTCATTGATTTACCAGCAATGCTTTATCAAGAAAAGATTTTGTCAAACATGCTTTTGACTGAGTTGATTCTACTAGGGGCTAGTTTTTTGCTTTTGTTCTTAACAAAGAGGCTGATAAAAATGGAGGGAGAAAAGGGACTTATCTGA
- a CDS encoding DNA internalization-related competence protein ComEC/Rec2, with protein MLIRFFPLKPIYLAFLTVLLYFCIHCFSFLPVGLFILALVFLVFQYDRQICIKTLLFLLPFAAFFFYFHQKRQSEYQIVPRQVQKLIIIPDTLSVNGDNLSFRAKSGHWTYQVFYKLKSETEKHYFEQLWQTAEIQVTADVVEAEEQRNFKGFDYRNYLKMQGIYRIVNVTDIKTIKLSSKRFWFARLHEWRRRALVSIQSKFPDPMKHYMTGLLFGYLDKSFDEMNAIYSSLGIIHLFALSGMQVSFFIGKFRYLGLRLGIRQEYMNAIQLPFSLLYAGLTGFAVSVVRSLIQSNLTHFGFKKQDNFALTLFVMFFLIPNFLLTTGGVLSFAYAFILIMIDFETLSLLKRILFQTFSLSLGILPLLMWYFSSFQPLSILLTILFSFIFDNLMLPFLTLAYFLSPFVSLACFNPAFRLLERIIVQIHLIFSRPFILGSPTLPILLLLLCLLALLYDFRQKKRVVLVLSSILALLFFISKNPLTNEVTIVDIGQGDSILLRDISSKTILIDVGGKVTFGQTDKWRRRISDTNAEKTLIPYLKSRGIDKIDQLVLTHTDTDHMGDMEVVAKAFHVGEVLVSPGSLTKANFVSKLRRMKVKVHITKPGETLSIMGSHLQVLYPLKIGDGGNNDSIVLYGRLLGLNFLFTGDLEKEGEAELLKTYPNLKVDVLKAGHHGSKGSSSPELLAQIEPKIALISAGKNNRYKHPHQETLDRFAQIKSRIYRTDQEGAIRFKGLKHWQIETVR; from the coding sequence GTGTTGATTAGGTTTTTTCCTCTCAAACCAATCTATTTAGCCTTTTTAACTGTTTTGCTTTATTTTTGTATTCACTGCTTTTCTTTTTTGCCAGTTGGCTTATTTATTTTAGCTTTAGTCTTTCTTGTTTTTCAATATGATAGGCAAATCTGTATCAAAACACTTTTGTTTTTATTGCCTTTTGCCGCTTTCTTTTTCTATTTTCACCAAAAAAGGCAAAGCGAGTATCAAATAGTACCCAGACAGGTTCAAAAGTTAATTATCATTCCAGATACGCTTAGTGTCAATGGAGATAACTTAAGTTTTCGAGCAAAATCAGGTCATTGGACTTATCAGGTCTTTTATAAATTAAAATCTGAAACAGAGAAACATTATTTTGAACAATTATGGCAGACAGCAGAAATTCAAGTGACAGCGGATGTTGTAGAAGCAGAAGAGCAGCGTAATTTCAAGGGATTCGATTATAGAAACTATTTAAAGATGCAGGGAATTTACCGAATTGTTAATGTTACAGACATTAAAACAATTAAACTGAGTTCTAAACGCTTCTGGTTTGCTCGTTTGCATGAATGGCGACGAAGAGCTTTGGTATCTATTCAGTCAAAATTTCCAGACCCCATGAAACACTATATGACTGGTCTGCTTTTTGGCTATTTAGATAAATCCTTTGATGAAATGAATGCTATTTATTCTAGCTTAGGTATTATTCACCTTTTTGCTTTGTCAGGTATGCAGGTTAGTTTTTTCATTGGGAAATTTCGTTATTTGGGCTTGCGTTTAGGTATTAGACAGGAATACATGAATGCTATTCAGCTGCCCTTTTCTTTGCTTTATGCTGGTTTGACTGGCTTTGCAGTATCCGTTGTGCGTAGTTTGATTCAAAGTAATCTTACTCATTTTGGTTTTAAAAAGCAGGATAACTTTGCTCTAACCTTATTTGTTATGTTTTTCCTGATACCCAATTTCTTATTAACAACAGGAGGTGTGCTTAGTTTTGCCTATGCTTTTATTCTAATCATGATTGATTTTGAGACTTTGTCACTCTTAAAGCGGATTCTATTTCAAACCTTTTCTCTTTCTTTAGGGATTTTACCGTTATTGATGTGGTATTTTAGCAGTTTTCAGCCCTTGTCTATCCTATTAACTATCCTCTTTTCTTTTATTTTTGATAACTTGATGTTGCCTTTTTTGACACTTGCTTATTTTCTGTCACCTTTTGTATCACTTGCCTGCTTCAATCCAGCTTTTAGATTATTAGAAAGAATAATTGTTCAAATTCACCTAATCTTTAGTCGTCCTTTTATTTTGGGCAGTCCGACTTTGCCTATTCTCTTACTTTTATTGTGCCTTTTAGCTTTACTCTATGATTTTCGTCAGAAAAAAAGGGTAGTGTTAGTACTTAGTAGCATTCTCGCCCTGTTATTTTTCATCAGTAAAAATCCTTTGACTAATGAAGTGACTATTGTTGATATTGGTCAGGGGGATAGTATTCTTCTTCGGGATATCAGCAGTAAGACTATTTTAATTGATGTAGGAGGAAAAGTAACCTTTGGACAGACTGATAAATGGCGGCGGCGTATCAGTGATACTAATGCTGAAAAGACTTTGATTCCCTATCTCAAAAGCAGAGGCATTGATAAGATTGACCAATTGGTTTTGACTCATACTGACACGGATCATATGGGAGATATGGAAGTGGTGGCAAAGGCCTTTCATGTTGGGGAAGTTTTAGTTAGTCCAGGCAGTTTAACTAAGGCAAATTTTGTCAGTAAATTGAGAAGAATGAAAGTTAAGGTACACATCACTAAGCCAGGGGAGACATTATCCATTATGGGGAGTCATTTACAGGTACTCTATCCGTTGAAAATAGGTGATGGTGGTAATAATGACTCTATCGTTCTTTATGGACGTTTGCTAGGCTTAAATTTTCTCTTTACAGGAGATTTGGAAAAAGAAGGAGAAGCAGAATTGCTAAAGACTTATCCCAATTTAAAAGTTGATGTCTTAAAAGCTGGACATCATGGTTCAAAAGGTTCTTCTTCACCTGAATTATTAGCTCAAATAGAGCCTAAAATTGCTCTTATCTCGGCAGGAAAGAACAATCGTTATAAACATCCCCATCAGGAGACACTGGACAGATTTGCGCAAATAAAAAGTCGGATTTATCGGACGGATCAAGAGGGTGCCATTCGTTTTAAGGGTCTTAAGCATTGGCAGATTGAGACTGTGCGATAA
- the nagB gene encoding glucosamine-6-phosphate deaminase NagB — protein MKTIKVKNKTEGSKVAFRMLEEEITFGAKTLGLATGSTPLELYKEIRESHLDFSDMVSINLDEYVGLSADDKQSYAYFMKQNLFAAKPFKKSYLPNGLAADLAKETEYYDQILAQYPIDLQILGIGRNAHIGFNEPGTAFSSQTHLVDLTPSTIAANSRFFEKAEDVPKQAISMGLASIMSAKMILLMAFGEEKAEAVAAMVKGPVTEEIPASILQTHPKVILIVDEKAGAGI, from the coding sequence ATGAAAACTATTAAAGTAAAAAATAAAACAGAAGGTAGTAAAGTTGCTTTTAGAATGTTAGAAGAAGAAATAACATTCGGTGCTAAGACTCTGGGGCTAGCGACTGGTAGCACCCCTTTAGAGCTCTATAAAGAAATAAGAGAATCTCATTTAGACTTTTCAGATATGGTATCTATTAATCTTGATGAATATGTTGGTTTGTCAGCCGATGATAAGCAGTCTTATGCTTATTTTATGAAGCAAAATCTTTTTGCTGCTAAACCTTTTAAAAAGTCTTATTTGCCAAACGGACTGGCAGCAGATTTAGCAAAAGAGACAGAGTATTATGATCAAATTCTTGCCCAATATCCTATTGATTTACAGATTTTAGGGATTGGCCGCAATGCTCACATTGGTTTTAATGAGCCAGGGACAGCATTTTCAAGTCAAACGCATCTAGTTGATTTAACACCGTCTACAATTGCAGCTAATAGCCGTTTTTTTGAAAAAGCAGAAGATGTTCCAAAACAAGCTATTTCTATGGGACTGGCCTCTATTATGTCTGCCAAGATGATTTTACTAATGGCTTTTGGTGAAGAAAAAGCAGAAGCTGTTGCTGCAATGGTAAAAGGCCCTGTAACAGAAGAAATACCAGCTAGTATACTGCAAACACATCCTAAGGTTATTTTGATTGTTGATGAAAAAGCAGGAGCAGGAATTTAA
- a CDS encoding serine hydrolase — protein MNKKQSVISVILSVCIVLAIICLAFVLQSKHIMKQSFFNNHTIGQRKKNSSAKTPESSEPAPQVIEKTAEEKQSIVDADAARMDALGLHYDYANLTLPQVVQSYMDEMGIDHANIAFSYKNTKTNEVIAMNETQPMTAGSTYKLPLNMLAVDAVEKGKLSMDTPYDITDLDYEYAGEYQAYRNQFGNDMTISEMQEYSLVYSENTPAYAMAKALGGFDKVYPMFKRYGQSKGDIKTIDQNGNKTTTDYYIQVLDYLWKHQDKYADILNYLSQSFPNLYYKTYLPDIDIRQKPGYVREALNIDAIVYEQTPYLIAIYTAGLGGVTSDNDEVNGLGYSQLCQLTYVINEWHRVNRN, from the coding sequence GTGAATAAAAAACAGTCAGTTATATCAGTTATATTAAGTGTTTGCATTGTTTTAGCTATCATATGTTTAGCATTTGTTTTACAATCGAAACACATTATGAAGCAGTCATTTTTTAATAATCACACAATAGGTCAGAGAAAGAAAAACAGCAGTGCTAAGACTCCCGAATCAAGTGAACCAGCTCCTCAAGTTATTGAAAAAACAGCAGAAGAGAAACAGTCTATCGTAGATGCTGATGCAGCAAGAATGGATGCTCTTGGCTTACATTATGATTATGCCAATCTCACACTTCCGCAAGTTGTTCAAAGTTATATGGATGAAATGGGGATTGATCATGCAAATATCGCTTTCTCTTATAAAAATACAAAGACCAATGAGGTCATTGCGATGAATGAAACACAGCCTATGACAGCAGGTTCAACTTATAAATTACCTTTAAATATGTTAGCCGTTGATGCCGTTGAAAAAGGAAAACTATCAATGGATACTCCCTATGATATTACAGATCTTGATTATGAATATGCTGGGGAATATCAGGCCTATCGTAATCAATTTGGTAATGATATGACAATTTCTGAGATGCAGGAATATTCTTTGGTTTACTCTGAGAATACACCTGCTTATGCTATGGCCAAGGCGCTTGGTGGTTTTGATAAGGTTTATCCAATGTTTAAACGTTATGGCCAATCCAAGGGTGATATCAAAACAATTGACCAAAATGGTAATAAGACAACGACAGATTATTATATCCAAGTACTTGATTATCTTTGGAAACACCAAGATAAATATGCTGATATTCTTAATTATCTTAGTCAATCTTTTCCAAATTTGTATTATAAGACGTATCTGCCAGATATTGATATTCGTCAGAAGCCTGGTTATGTCAGAGAGGCCTTAAATATTGATGCTATTGTTTATGAGCAGACACCATATTTAATTGCAATTTATACAGCTGGCTTAGGGGGTGTGACATCTGATAATGATGAGGTTAATGGTCTCGGTTATTCACAGTTGTGTCAGCTTACCTATGTTATCAATGAATGGCATCGTGTTAATCGAAATTAA
- the holA gene encoding DNA polymerase III subunit delta → MIAIEMIEKLKKEELASITVLSGEDFGQYGQMKKLFFNKIGFEPSDLNFSYFDMSETSYQDAEMDLESLPFFADEKIVIFDNFADITTDKKTFLNNNELKRFEAYLGNPLFSTKLVICASGKLDGKRRLVKLLKRDAQLFEAKVLKETELRTYFQKRAHKDGLVFESGVFESLLIKSNFDFSEVAKNLTFLTSYKKDGHIRAQDISEAIPKTLQDNIFDLTQFILTGQIDAARDLIRDLRLQGEDEIKLIAVMLGQFRMFTQVKILSGQNKSETQIVTALSDYLGRKVNPYQVKFALRDSRTLTLPFLKKAVTLLIETDYAIKSGTYDKDYLFDVALLKLAHENRG, encoded by the coding sequence ATGATTGCTATAGAAATGATTGAAAAGTTAAAAAAAGAGGAACTTGCATCCATTACTGTTTTAAGTGGAGAAGATTTTGGCCAATATGGGCAAATGAAAAAACTCTTTTTTAATAAAATTGGCTTTGAACCGAGTGATTTGAATTTTTCTTATTTTGATATGTCTGAAACGTCTTATCAGGATGCAGAAATGGATTTAGAAAGTTTACCTTTTTTTGCTGATGAGAAGATTGTTATTTTTGATAATTTTGCAGACATCACAACGGATAAAAAAACTTTTTTAAATAATAACGAATTGAAGCGTTTTGAGGCCTATTTAGGAAATCCTCTTTTCAGTACAAAATTAGTTATTTGTGCTTCTGGGAAATTAGATGGTAAACGTCGTTTAGTTAAATTGTTAAAACGAGATGCTCAGCTTTTCGAAGCGAAAGTGCTCAAAGAAACAGAGCTTCGTACTTATTTTCAAAAGCGGGCACACAAGGATGGTCTTGTTTTTGAATCAGGTGTATTTGAAAGTTTGTTGATAAAGTCTAACTTTGATTTTAGTGAAGTTGCTAAAAATCTTACTTTCCTGACTTCCTATAAAAAGGATGGACATATTAGGGCTCAAGACATCAGTGAGGCTATTCCCAAGACTTTACAGGATAATATTTTTGATTTAACACAATTTATTTTGACAGGACAGATTGATGCAGCGCGTGATTTAATCCGTGATTTGCGTCTTCAGGGAGAAGATGAGATTAAGTTAATTGCAGTCATGTTGGGGCAATTCCGCATGTTCACTCAGGTAAAAATTTTAAGTGGCCAAAATAAATCTGAGACTCAAATAGTGACAGCTTTATCAGACTATTTAGGGCGAAAAGTTAATCCCTATCAGGTTAAATTTGCTTTACGTGATTCAAGAACACTCACTTTACCTTTTTTGAAAAAGGCTGTGACGTTGTTAATTGAAACAGATTATGCTATTAAGAGCGGGACTTACGATAAGGACTATCTTTTTGATGTAGCTTTGCTTAAATTAGCTCATGAAAATCGGGGATGA
- a CDS encoding MarR family transcriptional regulator, which translates to MDKQLLIAFNQKFQDFLATYAQLEKNQHVIKGAIPLNTAEVHTLVSIAQNQPINLVGLSKVRGISRSAVTQMVSRLESKGLLIKVPNESNRQEMLLSLTRAGQKIYQVHQKQHAYLEKKVMAVLQAYPQDFLANLEAMMADLEKIWKGLPWLSR; encoded by the coding sequence ATGGATAAACAATTACTCATTGCTTTTAATCAGAAATTTCAAGATTTTCTTGCGACCTATGCTCAATTAGAAAAAAATCAGCATGTGATAAAAGGTGCTATCCCTCTCAATACAGCAGAAGTGCATACCCTTGTTAGTATTGCTCAAAATCAACCTATCAATTTGGTCGGCCTGTCAAAAGTGCGAGGAATCTCTCGTAGTGCTGTGACTCAAATGGTTTCAAGATTAGAAAGCAAAGGGCTTTTAATTAAAGTTCCTAATGAAAGTAATCGTCAGGAAATGTTATTGTCTTTAACAAGGGCTGGCCAGAAAATTTATCAGGTTCATCAAAAGCAGCACGCTTATCTTGAAAAGAAAGTGATGGCTGTTTTACAAGCCTATCCTCAAGATTTCTTAGCCAATTTGGAAGCGATGATGGCTGATCTGGAAAAAATTTGGAAAGGATTGCCTTGGTTATCAAGGTAA
- a CDS encoding DUF805 domain-containing protein → MFTAYKKFWTNYVNFTGRSSRSDYWWAILCNSLIMLPFVFTATSIFYSNLIEFIRGSAISTFSGEESVLSVYSIDVIILFVIIVLFSLAILLPNLAISIRRLRDAGFHWSLIFVPIGAVLFSFLGLIPFLRAIVSIIVWFALIFYYILLCQPSKPYQAPVQPIAPQQPQQMAPQGQPVQAQVQPQSQTTPQQPQTPPVQQPQAPTNQQ, encoded by the coding sequence ATGTTTACAGCTTATAAAAAATTCTGGACAAACTATGTTAATTTTACAGGTCGTTCAAGTCGTTCAGATTATTGGTGGGCAATCTTGTGCAATTCTTTAATTATGTTGCCATTTGTTTTTACGGCTACCTCAATTTTCTATTCCAATTTAATTGAATTTATTAGGGGTTCTGCTATTTCTACTTTTTCTGGTGAAGAGTCAGTTTTGTCTGTTTACTCAATAGATGTTATTATTCTCTTTGTTATTATTGTCCTTTTTTCATTGGCTATTTTATTACCTAATTTAGCTATTTCTATTCGTCGTTTACGCGATGCCGGTTTTCATTGGTCCTTAATTTTTGTTCCGATAGGAGCAGTTTTATTTTCATTCTTAGGACTGATTCCATTTTTACGTGCAATTGTATCTATCATAGTTTGGTTTGCATTGATCTTTTATTACATCCTGCTTTGCCAACCAAGTAAACCTTATCAGGCGCCTGTACAACCAATTGCTCCTCAGCAGCCTCAGCAAATGGCTCCACAAGGACAGCCAGTTCAGGCTCAGGTACAACCACAGTCACAGACAACTCCTCAACAGCCGCAAACTCCACCAGTGCAACAACCACAAGCACCTACTAATCAACAATAA
- the sodA gene encoding superoxide dismutase SodA, producing MAILLPDLPYTYDALEPYIDAETMTLHHDKHHATYVANANAALEKHPEIGENLEVLLADVEQIPADIRQSLINNGGGHLNHALFWELLSPEKTKVTAEVAAAINEAFGSFDDFKAAFTAAATTRFGSGWAWLVVDKEGKLEVTSTANQDTPISQGLKPILALDVWEHAYYLNYRNVRPNYIKAFFEVINWNTVARLYAEALTK from the coding sequence ATGGCTATTCTTTTACCAGATCTTCCATATACTTATGACGCACTTGAACCATATATTGATGCTGAAACGATGACCCTTCATCATGATAAGCATCATGCAACTTATGTCGCAAACGCTAATGCGGCTCTTGAAAAACATCCAGAAATCGGAGAAAATTTGGAAGTGCTTTTGGCTGATGTGGAACAAATTCCAGCGGATATTCGTCAGTCTTTGATTAATAATGGTGGCGGTCATCTTAATCACGCTCTTTTCTGGGAACTCTTGTCACCAGAAAAGACAAAAGTTACTGCGGAAGTAGCCGCAGCAATTAATGAAGCTTTTGGCTCATTTGATGATTTTAAAGCAGCTTTTACAGCTGCCGCAACGACGCGTTTTGGCTCAGGTTGGGCTTGGTTAGTAGTTGATAAAGAAGGAAAACTTGAAGTGACCTCAACAGCTAATCAAGATACTCCAATTTCACAGGGCTTGAAACCAATTCTAGCACTTGATGTCTGGGAACACGCTTATTATCTCAATTATCGTAATGTTCGTCCAAACTATATCAAAGCCTTCTTTGAAGTTATCAATTGGAACACTGTTGCTCGTCTTTATGCCGAAGCTCTCACTAAATAA
- a CDS encoding VIT family protein: protein MTKGIETMGEEKIVQKDDNFSGRLNILRAGVLGANDGIISVAGVVIGVASATTNIWFIFLSGLSAILAGAFSMAGGEYVSVSTQKDTEEAAVKREKALLLTDSEKARRSLHNAYLKNGECETSAELLTRKAFLKSPVKAMVEEKYGIEYEEFVNPWHAAVSSFFAFTIGSIFPVIAILLFPVTIRIPATVIVVGLALLMTGYVSARLGGAPTRPAMRRNLIVGLLTMLVTYLVGQLFSV from the coding sequence ATGACAAAAGGAATTGAAACTATGGGGGAAGAAAAAATAGTACAAAAAGATGATAATTTTTCAGGACGTCTCAATATTTTAAGAGCAGGTGTCTTAGGAGCTAATGATGGTATTATTTCGGTCGCAGGAGTCGTCATTGGGGTTGCCAGTGCAACAACAAATATTTGGTTTATCTTCCTGTCAGGGCTCTCGGCTATTCTTGCAGGGGCTTTTTCTATGGCAGGTGGAGAATATGTCAGTGTTAGTACGCAAAAGGATACTGAAGAGGCCGCTGTTAAGCGAGAAAAGGCTCTTTTATTGACTGATAGTGAAAAGGCAAGACGCTCCCTTCATAATGCCTACCTTAAAAATGGTGAATGTGAAACTTCCGCTGAACTTTTAACCAGAAAGGCTTTTTTAAAATCACCTGTAAAGGCTATGGTTGAAGAAAAATATGGGATTGAGTACGAAGAGTTTGTTAATCCTTGGCATGCTGCTGTTTCAAGCTTTTTTGCTTTTACAATCGGTTCTATATTTCCTGTAATAGCCATTTTGCTGTTTCCAGTTACGATTCGCATTCCGGCAACAGTCATTGTTGTTGGGTTAGCGCTTCTCATGACCGGCTATGTCAGTGCTAGACTTGGCGGTGCGCCAACTAGACCAGCTATGAGACGTAATTTGATAGTGGGACTATTAACCATGCTAGTTACTTATTTAGTGGGACAACTTTTTTCAGTTTAA
- the queA gene encoding tRNA preQ1(34) S-adenosylmethionine ribosyltransferase-isomerase QueA, with the protein MNTSDFDFNLPEALIAQTPLKKRDSSKLLVVDHQKKTMKDTHFDHIIDELNSGDALVMNDTRVLPARLHGEKTVTHGHVELLLLKNIQGDQWEVLAKPAKRLKIGSHISFGDGRLKAIIKEELDHGGRIVEFSYEGIFLEVLESLGEMPLPPYIHEKLEDRDRYQTVYAKENGSAAAPTAGLHFTEELLSKIEAKGVKLVYLTLHVGLGTFRPVSVDNVEEHQMHSEFYSLSPEAAQTLKDVKANGGRIVAVGTTSIRTLETIGNKFAGQIEADSGWTNIFIKPGYQFKIVDAFSTNFHLPKSTLVMLVSAFAGRDFILDAYKHAVDKHYRFFSFGDAMFVK; encoded by the coding sequence TTGAATACAAGTGACTTTGATTTTAACCTGCCTGAAGCATTAATTGCCCAAACTCCCCTTAAAAAGCGCGACAGTTCCAAACTTTTAGTCGTTGATCATCAGAAGAAAACAATGAAAGATACCCATTTTGATCATATTATTGACGAGCTCAATTCAGGTGATGCTTTAGTTATGAATGATACACGTGTCCTGCCTGCCCGTCTTCATGGTGAGAAAACAGTGACACACGGTCATGTAGAATTGCTGCTTCTAAAAAATATTCAGGGAGATCAATGGGAAGTTTTAGCAAAACCGGCTAAACGTCTTAAGATCGGCAGTCACATTTCCTTTGGAGATGGCCGCTTAAAAGCTATCATCAAAGAAGAATTGGATCATGGCGGACGCATTGTGGAATTTTCTTACGAGGGTATTTTTCTGGAAGTCTTAGAAAGCCTTGGAGAGATGCCCTTGCCACCTTATATTCATGAAAAATTAGAAGACCGTGACCGTTATCAGACCGTTTATGCTAAGGAAAATGGCTCTGCTGCTGCCCCAACAGCTGGCCTCCATTTTACAGAAGAGCTCTTAAGTAAAATCGAAGCCAAAGGCGTTAAACTAGTCTATTTGACTCTGCATGTAGGACTAGGAACTTTTCGTCCAGTCTCAGTTGACAATGTGGAAGAGCACCAAATGCATTCCGAATTCTACAGCCTATCACCAGAGGCTGCCCAAACGCTAAAAGATGTCAAAGCAAATGGCGGTCGTATTGTGGCAGTTGGGACAACGTCAATTCGTACTTTAGAAACTATCGGTAATAAATTTGCTGGGCAAATTGAAGCAGATTCTGGTTGGACCAACATTTTTATTAAACCGGGCTATCAATTTAAAATTGTTGATGCTTTTTCAACTAATTTTCATCTTCCAAAATCAACTCTAGTCATGCTAGTCTCAGCTTTTGCAGGACGTGATTTTATCCTTGATGCTTATAAGCATGCGGTTGATAAACATTATCGCTTCTTTAGCTTTGGCGATGCTATGTTTGTAAAATAA
- a CDS encoding acyl-CoA thioesterase/bile acid-CoA:amino acid N-acyltransferase family protein — protein sequence MLTFKLKSQNNHLADSPFELIIERLPPCCQVKVRLDLDHYYNINAPMNLSSQAPWQAEALFYSDDKGILDLSESNPYHNLSIMELFFKSQPIVCKKAKLSQQLESIPLNPFYDLKISIFKGHSLLGETSVRRYYQLPSISCLDLNFSRAKGRFFYDKTSSQQPAIIVLSGSDGRIEKAQNIAQLLASHGFTTLALAYFGLEGLASHLEKIPLEIIQEAIDYLKKSPYADSIRLGLYGRSKGAEFALLAASHYDDFKCLVLNAPSYLCLEGLKQWRNSKTSSWTYQGQELPYHPFLWKDFFQRLIFKKDLKNINHQAVIPVEKINGSLLLLVSKKDEVWDAYGSAITIVNRLQQKRFKYPYQVESYENCGHMMTVAYQPNHRYKKVALEKIMADTNDSWQKTLAFFRNRL from the coding sequence ATGCTGACATTTAAACTAAAAAGTCAAAATAATCATTTAGCAGATAGTCCTTTTGAGCTTATCATTGAACGTTTGCCCCCTTGCTGTCAAGTAAAAGTGAGACTAGATCTTGATCATTATTATAATATTAATGCTCCAATGAATCTATCTTCTCAGGCTCCTTGGCAGGCAGAAGCTTTGTTTTATTCAGATGATAAGGGAATATTAGATTTATCGGAATCTAATCCTTATCATAACTTGTCCATTATGGAGCTCTTTTTTAAAAGTCAACCGATAGTTTGTAAAAAGGCAAAATTAAGTCAGCAGTTAGAAAGCATTCCCTTAAATCCTTTTTATGATTTGAAAATTAGTATTTTTAAAGGTCACTCTTTATTGGGGGAGACAAGCGTTAGGCGTTATTATCAGCTGCCAAGCATCAGTTGTTTAGATTTGAACTTTTCAAGAGCCAAAGGACGGTTTTTTTATGATAAAACGTCTTCTCAACAACCAGCAATCATCGTGTTAAGCGGTAGTGATGGCAGAATTGAAAAGGCACAAAACATTGCGCAGTTATTAGCCAGTCATGGTTTTACCACATTAGCTCTTGCTTATTTTGGTTTGGAAGGTCTTGCCTCTCATTTAGAGAAAATTCCGCTTGAAATTATCCAAGAAGCCATTGATTATTTGAAAAAGTCACCCTATGCGGATAGTATCCGTCTTGGACTTTATGGGCGTTCAAAAGGAGCAGAATTTGCTCTTTTGGCGGCTAGTCATTATGATGATTTTAAGTGTCTAGTGCTTAATGCTCCTTCTTATCTTTGTTTGGAAGGTCTTAAGCAATGGCGCAATTCTAAGACCTCTTCGTGGACTTATCAAGGACAAGAACTCCCTTATCATCCTTTTTTGTGGAAAGACTTTTTCCAACGTCTTATTTTTAAAAAAGATTTAAAGAATATTAATCATCAGGCTGTTATTCCTGTTGAGAAAATTAATGGTTCTTTATTACTCTTAGTTTCCAAGAAGGATGAAGTTTGGGACGCTTACGGTTCTGCTATAACTATTGTTAACCGACTACAGCAGAAAAGATTTAAATATCCCTATCAAGTAGAAAGTTATGAAAATTGCGGTCATATGATGACGGTAGCCTATCAGCCCAATCACCGTTATAAAAAGGTTGCCCTTGAAAAAATTATGGCTGATACGAATGATTCTTGGCAAAAGACACTTGCATTTTTTAGAAATCGTTTATAG